A single genomic interval of Acidobacteriota bacterium harbors:
- a CDS encoding glutaredoxin family protein, whose protein sequence is MNRSVVIFVTRDGCALCDELFERVVNQAKHLGVEVTTVDVDADPDLLARFGHAVPVLMRAGGKVLASGRVSSVDVWVALIRAKFSPK, encoded by the coding sequence GTGAACAGATCCGTCGTTATCTTCGTAACCAGAGATGGCTGCGCGTTGTGCGATGAGTTGTTCGAGCGAGTTGTCAACCAGGCCAAACATCTCGGTGTCGAGGTGACTACCGTTGATGTCGACGCCGACCCGGACCTTCTCGCCCGTTTCGGGCACGCGGTGCCTGTGTTGATGCGTGCCGGCGGAAAGGTGCTCGCCTCCGGCCGTGTATCTTCGGTGGATGTGTGGGTTGCACTCATAAGGGCGAAGTTCTCGCCAAAGTAG
- a CDS encoding sugar transferase, giving the protein MDETGELTRFSVAARGLLIAGSALLAFIGSGVALIYTNLGKRLALLVSGAALFGWLTIGSTLFVVYAPRGIRPSSVQGLNAIEVRIPAIGLTVASLILFVMFIVALDKYEKESDL; this is encoded by the coding sequence ATCGACGAAACCGGGGAGCTCACCAGATTCTCTGTCGCCGCCCGCGGATTGTTGATCGCCGGATCGGCACTGCTCGCCTTCATCGGCAGCGGCGTTGCGCTGATCTACACCAATCTTGGGAAACGCCTGGCCCTTCTCGTGTCTGGCGCAGCATTGTTTGGCTGGTTGACCATCGGGTCTACGCTTTTCGTCGTTTACGCACCGCGAGGCATTCGACCCTCAAGCGTCCAGGGTCTCAACGCCATTGAGGTTCGTATCCCCGCCATCGGACTCACCGTTGCATCGCTGATCCTGTTCGTCATGTTCATCGTTGCACTAGACAAGTACGAAAAAGAGTCCGACCTGTAG
- a CDS encoding c-type cytochrome, producing the protein MIDLQTLYFFVEARPTGTGPPNVGIGSIVLIVATAVFVMWIAWLWIAARPQSGGEEPAKNLQPYLSDGDLENVQLNTVLRSAMVAAAVLALVVPIYYLNEADRQIGAAEAIHEKDIDEGERWFNQFSCIDCHGADGVGGGASFVEVRSGLSTSWSAPSLNDLFFLFDEEEISGIINHGRQGTPMPANGIPGGGAMTFQEVLQVMAYIEDFGVTQGDVLRKIEPAVDSAIKRLETGDEKVAELILIQQAVIDDIADAPSRFKPIETFPEQLSALLGGDGTCTSKSAALVDRVCGTSGVDTDRDGITDAAETTLNDMSELAFEQMQTRLVKKVDGEFVVSFVETEALLLALETDNPFSMADASGMLESDLDEVDEFLTLVGARHLNLQVMTERNEAFLLTANTSMGFLVQSAKDRKWFTDFSEVSANTGLSLDEATRAVGLYNAYCARCHTGGYSAGVAYEQPAGSGAWGPSLLDGRADSQFVRFEDHLKLIIKGTTFGQSYGINGIGTGRMPAFGKMLSQRDIELIAIYEDSM; encoded by the coding sequence TTGATTGACTTACAAACGTTGTATTTCTTCGTCGAAGCGCGTCCAACCGGCACGGGACCACCAAACGTCGGCATTGGTTCGATAGTTCTGATCGTCGCCACCGCGGTGTTCGTGATGTGGATTGCGTGGCTGTGGATTGCCGCCCGGCCCCAGTCAGGCGGCGAAGAGCCCGCAAAGAACCTCCAGCCATATCTGTCTGACGGCGATCTCGAGAACGTCCAGCTCAACACTGTGTTGCGCTCGGCAATGGTCGCCGCGGCCGTGTTAGCTCTGGTCGTACCCATCTACTACCTCAACGAAGCCGACCGCCAGATCGGCGCTGCGGAAGCAATCCACGAAAAAGACATCGATGAGGGAGAGAGATGGTTCAACCAGTTCTCCTGCATCGATTGTCACGGAGCGGATGGTGTCGGCGGCGGGGCAAGCTTCGTCGAGGTCCGATCGGGACTCAGCACCTCGTGGAGCGCCCCCTCGCTAAACGACCTCTTTTTCCTTTTCGACGAGGAAGAAATCTCGGGGATCATCAACCACGGGCGCCAGGGAACACCGATGCCTGCGAACGGCATACCCGGCGGTGGCGCCATGACGTTTCAAGAGGTTCTTCAAGTCATGGCCTACATTGAGGACTTTGGTGTTACCCAGGGCGACGTGTTGCGCAAGATCGAGCCTGCAGTTGACTCCGCTATCAAGCGCCTCGAGACGGGTGACGAAAAGGTCGCCGAATTGATCCTCATCCAGCAAGCGGTTATCGACGACATCGCCGACGCTCCGTCGCGGTTTAAGCCGATCGAAACCTTCCCGGAGCAGCTCAGCGCCCTGCTCGGTGGTGACGGAACGTGCACGAGTAAATCCGCAGCTCTCGTCGACCGAGTATGTGGGACGTCTGGAGTCGACACGGATCGCGACGGCATTACCGATGCAGCCGAGACCACGCTGAACGACATGTCCGAATTGGCGTTCGAGCAGATGCAAACACGACTCGTCAAGAAGGTCGATGGAGAGTTTGTCGTCTCGTTTGTCGAGACCGAAGCCCTCTTGCTCGCCCTCGAAACCGACAACCCATTCTCGATGGCTGACGCCTCGGGGATGCTCGAGAGCGACCTTGACGAGGTAGACGAGTTTCTCACCTTGGTCGGCGCACGCCACCTCAACCTTCAGGTCATGACCGAACGCAATGAAGCGTTCCTGCTGACTGCCAACACGTCCATGGGCTTCCTCGTCCAGTCTGCCAAGGATCGAAAGTGGTTCACGGACTTCAGCGAGGTCAGCGCGAACACCGGGCTTTCATTGGACGAGGCAACCCGGGCTGTCGGCCTGTACAACGCATACTGCGCCCGTTGCCACACCGGTGGATACTCCGCAGGTGTTGCATACGAACAACCCGCGGGGTCGGGAGCGTGGGGTCCGTCGTTGCTCGATGGCAGAGCCGATTCGCAGTTTGTTCGGTTCGAAGATCATCTGAAACTCATCATCAAAGGCACCACATTCGGCCAGTCCTACGGGATCAACGGAATTGGCACCGGGCGTATGCCAGCCTTCGGAAAGATGCTCAGCCAACGAGACATCGAACTCATCGCCATCTACGAGGACTCGATGTGA
- a CDS encoding Rieske 2Fe-2S domain-containing protein, with product MDAQTAFIIGIGLVTVLVVAAVASIAVGRGPDAGPITGSFDRRAAKADRRARKAEARKLSAPSAESDSIEVLVPEAVEDAGPIADPLTEREVVSEEDYGATRRMFFNRAILGFFGTFLATQGLAYLAFLWPKVKGGFGSPISAGNIDDLRTEVIQADGTIKPKPIPAAQAWIVPFRGDVSASILADIADSVIVGAGAEPGIMAIWHRCPHLGCRVPECLPSQGFECPCHGSKYNLHGEYIEGPAPRNMDRFMVTVDEENNLIIHTGTVFETSRAKVKSVAYPQGPACN from the coding sequence ATGGACGCTCAAACCGCCTTCATTATCGGTATTGGACTCGTAACTGTCCTCGTTGTCGCTGCTGTTGCGAGCATCGCTGTCGGACGCGGCCCCGACGCAGGACCGATAACAGGATCGTTCGACAGGCGCGCTGCAAAAGCGGACCGCAGGGCTCGTAAGGCCGAGGCGCGAAAGCTCTCCGCGCCTAGCGCTGAGTCTGATTCGATCGAGGTCCTCGTCCCCGAAGCTGTTGAGGATGCAGGGCCGATCGCCGATCCGCTTACGGAGCGCGAGGTGGTATCCGAAGAGGACTACGGTGCGACCCGGCGGATGTTTTTCAACCGCGCCATCCTCGGTTTCTTCGGCACATTTCTCGCTACACAGGGCCTTGCGTACCTTGCGTTTCTTTGGCCAAAAGTCAAAGGCGGATTTGGCTCACCGATCTCAGCCGGCAACATCGACGATCTCCGGACGGAGGTCATTCAGGCCGATGGCACGATCAAGCCGAAGCCTATCCCTGCCGCGCAAGCGTGGATTGTGCCATTCCGTGGAGATGTATCCGCGTCGATTCTCGCCGACATCGCGGACAGCGTGATCGTTGGTGCCGGTGCCGAACCGGGCATCATGGCGATCTGGCACCGGTGTCCTCACCTAGGGTGCCGAGTACCTGAGTGTCTGCCGTCGCAGGGATTCGAGTGCCCATGTCACGGGTCGAAGTACAACTTGCACGGCGAATACATTGAAGGTCCGGCGCCTCGCAACATGGACCGGTTCATGGTCACGGTCGACGAGGAAAACAACCTCATCATCCATACTGGCACAGTGTTCGAGACTTCGCGTGCCAAAGTCAAGAGCGTCGCCTACCCGCAAGGACCGGCCTGCAATTGA
- a CDS encoding cbb3-type cytochrome c oxidase subunit I, producing MTADTSLTDDASASSSDVPDAFIDHANVRVFAKLAVLFLVVSTVLGSIAAVSLVNPTVADISRFLSYGRLYPVATNLFINGWLTLGFLAVVMYLVPRLLNRSLAAAGSAVVGAGLYAAGVIAAAGFVTVQGVDGNVGFEAPWYIDFVTLIGVILISRAVALTVRKRPKSGDGGAAPIPPVVLFLTAGVIWLTLALAVALPFGGGPTTGLGGVLQNIFARGAIVGLWLTSAGFGAVYYISHRITGAPSRATDRSVLAAFWSVAVVMPFYGATQLAHSVMPDWLETVGAMFAIGALLPALILANDLARTVRSRIDNVTDAVTLKWLSFGTASFVAFIALTVLGTIRSVAAVAQLTTWTSGIEFLALGGAFTAWLVAFYRHAGVEFSGRHVDRATSEWHLRLTVLGVVGFVLASMSAGVVSGYAWIGAANSPNVGVTGVDFALASQPTLFALATRGASLGVFALGAIVFAASLLGSASPTTDTPEVDSLDDGRSVLSGSPVGFPKLVGASVGLFIVAMSVVWLIPSTEVNPTEGTILGDTTRMESDDVFAAGKAIYLQEGCVYCHTQQVRPIVTDVDLGAVSAYGDYVNEDVVPLGVARLGPDLMHAGTGEDTGSVVFLRSFLEDPRAERSWSTMPSYAHLSDAEIEALAIYLTGLK from the coding sequence GTGACCGCCGATACCAGTCTTACCGATGACGCTTCTGCGTCCTCATCAGACGTACCCGACGCTTTCATAGATCACGCCAACGTGCGCGTGTTTGCAAAGCTTGCGGTGCTGTTTCTCGTCGTCTCCACAGTTCTCGGTTCCATCGCGGCTGTTTCTCTCGTGAATCCCACCGTTGCCGATATCTCTAGGTTTCTCTCGTATGGCCGGTTGTACCCGGTGGCGACAAACTTGTTCATTAACGGTTGGTTGACTCTCGGGTTCCTCGCGGTCGTTATGTATCTCGTGCCCAGACTGCTCAACAGATCTCTTGCAGCCGCTGGTTCCGCGGTAGTCGGCGCCGGACTGTATGCCGCTGGTGTCATCGCTGCGGCTGGGTTCGTCACGGTGCAAGGCGTTGACGGGAACGTCGGTTTTGAGGCGCCCTGGTATATCGACTTTGTCACCTTGATCGGCGTAATCCTGATTTCACGAGCCGTCGCGTTAACCGTCCGCAAGCGTCCGAAATCGGGCGACGGTGGCGCTGCACCTATTCCGCCGGTGGTGCTGTTTCTTACGGCAGGGGTCATTTGGTTGACCCTTGCGTTGGCAGTCGCACTGCCGTTTGGTGGTGGTCCGACGACTGGTCTTGGTGGGGTTCTCCAGAACATATTTGCCCGGGGCGCCATCGTGGGCCTGTGGTTAACGTCGGCGGGTTTTGGTGCCGTCTACTACATATCTCACCGCATCACCGGCGCCCCGAGCCGTGCCACTGACCGAAGCGTCTTGGCTGCCTTCTGGTCTGTCGCTGTCGTCATGCCGTTTTACGGGGCGACGCAATTGGCACACTCGGTCATGCCTGACTGGTTGGAGACGGTGGGGGCCATGTTTGCAATTGGTGCGCTATTGCCCGCGCTCATTCTAGCGAACGACCTCGCCAGGACAGTGCGATCGCGCATCGACAACGTGACCGATGCTGTCACGCTGAAGTGGCTTTCTTTCGGCACCGCTAGCTTCGTTGCTTTCATTGCACTCACGGTTCTCGGAACAATTCGTTCGGTTGCGGCAGTCGCGCAGTTGACGACGTGGACGTCGGGTATCGAGTTCCTCGCACTCGGCGGTGCCTTCACCGCTTGGTTGGTCGCCTTTTACCGGCACGCCGGTGTTGAGTTTTCGGGTAGACATGTCGACCGTGCAACTTCTGAGTGGCATCTCCGCCTTACCGTGCTCGGCGTGGTTGGTTTCGTTCTGGCTTCCATGTCCGCCGGCGTCGTTTCGGGATATGCCTGGATCGGCGCAGCGAATTCGCCCAACGTCGGAGTGACCGGCGTTGACTTTGCGCTGGCTTCGCAGCCGACGTTATTTGCGCTGGCCACCCGTGGCGCCTCCCTGGGCGTTTTCGCGTTAGGCGCTATCGTGTTCGCAGCGTCGCTGCTGGGTTCTGCGTCGCCGACCACTGACACGCCCGAGGTCGACTCCCTCGATGACGGTCGCTCCGTGCTCTCCGGCTCTCCGGTGGGATTCCCCAAGCTTGTCGGCGCCAGTGTCGGTCTGTTCATCGTGGCGATGTCGGTGGTGTGGCTCATTCCGTCGACCGAAGTGAACCCGACCGAAGGGACCATCCTTGGCGACACCACCAGAATGGAATCAGACGATGTGTTTGCGGCGGGTAAGGCCATCTATCTGCAAGAAGGATGTGTCTACTGTCACACGCAGCAGGTCCGTCCAATTGTTACCGACGTCGATCTTGGCGCGGTGAGCGCGTACGGCGATTACGTGAACGAAGATGTTGTGCCCCTCGGTGTCGCCCGCCTCGGTCCCGATTTGATGCACGCCGGCACTGGCGAGGACACCGGGTCCGTTGTTTTCCTGCGTAGTTTTCTTGAAGATCCTCGGGCGGAGCGTTCTTGGTCCACAATGCCGAGCTATGCGCACCTCTCAGACGCTGAGATCGAAGCGCTTGCGATTTATCTGACCGGGCTTAAGTGA
- a CDS encoding 4Fe-4S binding protein, translated as MANDVWQDLPPIRDDYQLALVDGAYLVAAVKPKTFLHIDESECIICEGCVDICPWKCIHFLSLDAISEGVNVDHPDENKENGGFFIVDEDVCTRCALCIDRCPTGVISLGKFSGSVADKTDGFEATPWEHDTGQRDFKNGYMYGIRW; from the coding sequence GTGGCGAATGACGTGTGGCAAGACCTCCCACCGATCCGAGACGACTACCAGCTCGCGTTGGTCGACGGCGCATACCTGGTGGCGGCCGTCAAACCGAAAACGTTTCTCCACATCGACGAGTCGGAATGCATTATCTGCGAGGGATGCGTTGACATTTGCCCGTGGAAGTGCATCCACTTCCTTTCGCTTGACGCCATTTCAGAAGGTGTCAACGTGGATCATCCGGACGAGAACAAGGAAAACGGCGGATTCTTTATCGTCGACGAAGATGTCTGCACACGGTGCGCTCTGTGCATCGATCGCTGCCCCACGGGGGTTATCAGCCTCGGAAAATTCAGCGGTTCCGTAGCCGACAAAACCGACGGATTTGAAGCAACGCCGTGGGAGCACGACACTGGGCAGCGCGATTTCAAGAACGGGTACATGTATGGCATCCGTTGGTAA
- a CDS encoding cytochrome b N-terminal domain-containing protein, producing MSKLAETGQHVRSSAAWSSIFRPGSPFRDGYADTPRNRSYVIMNNVLYHLHPVKVKRHGVRLSYTLCLGGLSFFLFILLTITGIFLMFYYRPTSPQAYLDIQALATDVTFGQVVRNMHRWGAHAMVLTVFLHMARVFYHGAYKPPREFNWVVGIVLLLLTLLLSFTGYLLPWDQLAVWAVTVGSNMGSYAPVIGEQVSFALIGGTQITPDTLLRWYVLHVLFLPFIIVIFMSVHFWRVRKDGGISGPL from the coding sequence ATGTCGAAACTTGCCGAGACCGGACAACACGTCAGGTCTTCTGCAGCGTGGTCGAGTATTTTTCGTCCCGGCTCGCCGTTCCGCGATGGTTACGCCGACACCCCTCGCAACCGGTCATACGTGATCATGAACAACGTTTTGTATCACCTGCATCCGGTGAAGGTGAAGCGCCACGGCGTCCGATTGTCGTATACGTTGTGTCTTGGCGGGCTGAGTTTCTTCCTCTTTATCCTGCTCACCATTACGGGCATCTTCTTGATGTTCTATTACCGACCAACGTCGCCGCAGGCGTATCTCGACATCCAGGCGTTGGCGACCGACGTTACGTTTGGTCAGGTTGTGAGGAATATGCACCGGTGGGGCGCGCATGCAATGGTGCTGACCGTGTTCCTCCACATGGCCCGTGTGTTTTATCACGGCGCCTACAAACCACCACGCGAGTTCAACTGGGTTGTCGGTATCGTGCTGTTGCTTCTTACACTGCTGCTCTCCTTCACGGGCTACTTGCTGCCGTGGGATCAGCTTGCAGTGTGGGCGGTGACCGTCGGTTCAAACATGGGCAGCTATGCTCCCGTCATCGGCGAGCAAGTGAGCTTTGCGCTGATCGGTGGCACACAAATCACACCAGACACACTGCTGCGGTGGTATGTACTGCATGTCCTGTTCTTACCATTTATCATCGTCATCTTCATGTCCGTGCACTTCTGGCGAGTCCGCAAGGACGGCGGCATCTCAGGGCCGCTCTAG
- a CDS encoding redox-sensing transcriptional repressor Rex: MKNITIPSATISRLPVYLRSLGDIATAQTTISSIQLAEIAGVNAAQVRKDLSNLGATGVRGVGYSVADLRLDLREALGLTHGYHVAIVGAGNLGAALANYGGFASWGFEVGAVFDTDPHKIGETIGDLTIDDLVHLGTIVKQRGIEIGIVATPASGAQDVVNRFVDAGIRSILNFAPAVVHVPADVALRRVDLSTELQILTYHLHHRKAAG; the protein is encoded by the coding sequence GTGAAAAATATCACAATCCCGTCCGCAACGATTTCACGTCTCCCGGTGTACCTGAGGTCGTTGGGTGACATCGCAACCGCGCAGACCACGATCAGCTCGATCCAGCTTGCGGAGATAGCGGGTGTTAACGCGGCTCAGGTGCGCAAAGACCTCTCGAATCTAGGAGCTACTGGTGTTCGAGGCGTCGGGTACAGCGTCGCGGATCTACGCCTGGACCTTCGCGAGGCTCTCGGCCTCACCCACGGCTACCACGTGGCGATCGTCGGCGCAGGCAACCTTGGAGCTGCCCTTGCCAACTACGGCGGTTTCGCCTCCTGGGGATTCGAGGTCGGCGCGGTATTCGACACCGACCCGCACAAAATCGGCGAGACCATCGGCGACCTCACAATCGACGACCTTGTCCATCTGGGAACCATTGTGAAGCAGCGTGGCATTGAGATTGGCATCGTCGCGACACCCGCTAGTGGAGCGCAAGATGTTGTGAATCGTTTCGTGGACGCGGGTATCCGCTCCATACTCAACTTCGCGCCCGCGGTAGTGCACGTCCCCGCCGACGTCGCGTTGCGCAGAGTCGATCTCTCAACCGAGCTCCAGATCCTCACCTACCACCTACATCATCGCAAGGCCGCCGGGTAG
- a CDS encoding cytochrome c: MDQSLNKISDEYGYPADLVSRAAAARAQVEGISREAVAARWAGEEVPEGGAAPAAAPAAVATTQDDAATPAGLDVEVLEAVGHDEPDLPDSPSVVDEPSPVGGFVRWLAIVAFIIPVIALTYAFVAPDGPACGAAGQLDVDPATGNAVGCDGKAYGAGAVNFFALGQDVYTAQCVACHAADGSGGVGPAFFGGSIVETFPANICADHLEWITLGSSGWQNERGNTYGASAKPVLGFSGVPMPGFSKLTADELSAVAIYQRVAFGGEEIAIAEASCLVSAAS, from the coding sequence ATGGACCAATCGCTCAACAAGATTTCGGACGAGTACGGCTACCCCGCTGACCTGGTTTCAAGAGCCGCCGCCGCGCGAGCCCAGGTGGAGGGAATCAGCCGCGAAGCCGTCGCCGCCCGCTGGGCGGGGGAAGAAGTGCCCGAAGGGGGAGCGGCACCTGCGGCCGCACCCGCAGCCGTCGCAACCACACAGGACGATGCCGCAACTCCGGCCGGTCTTGATGTCGAAGTGCTCGAAGCCGTTGGGCACGATGAACCTGACCTGCCCGACTCGCCGTCTGTAGTAGATGAGCCAAGTCCGGTAGGCGGGTTCGTGAGATGGCTCGCCATTGTTGCGTTCATCATTCCTGTCATTGCTCTCACGTACGCCTTTGTCGCGCCCGATGGTCCGGCCTGCGGAGCAGCCGGTCAACTCGACGTCGATCCTGCGACTGGGAACGCGGTCGGGTGCGACGGCAAGGCCTACGGTGCCGGTGCCGTCAATTTCTTTGCGCTCGGCCAGGACGTGTACACCGCACAGTGCGTTGCGTGTCACGCTGCCGACGGCAGCGGCGGGGTTGGACCTGCATTCTTCGGTGGGTCAATCGTCGAGACGTTCCCGGCGAATATTTGTGCGGACCATCTTGAGTGGATCACGCTCGGGTCCTCTGGGTGGCAGAACGAGCGTGGTAATACGTACGGTGCCTCCGCCAAACCAGTGCTCGGATTTTCCGGTGTGCCGATGCCAGGCTTTAGTAAGCTGACAGCCGACGAGCTTTCCGCGGTAGCTATATATCAACGTGTCGCATTTGGTGGCGAGGAAATCGCTATCGCAGAAGCTTCCTGCCTCGTCTCCGCAGCCAGTTAG
- a CDS encoding menaquinol-cytochrome c reductase cytochrome b subunit produces MAGLPEHLLRRSAEAKAKATGRPVDEILAEMKGEAPPSSSASTAEAVGAARDISTESAELGVPEDLLQRSMTARAKISGVPVAATTSGAPQAAQTASAPVAAGTPAPMPTIPEGVRTQRLLTVVRAGAIQQTKREPTDKVNTWPHLVAIEFVALLVVTAGLFVFSIYVDAPLLEFANFNQQPNPSKAPWYFLGLQELLSYFDPMVAGIILPGYGLAALAFIPYIDRNPSVRPSDRKLAIMIFSFFFMGAAVLTTYGSFFRGPGFNFTFPWVDGIFFDF; encoded by the coding sequence ATGGCAGGACTTCCAGAACACCTTCTTCGTCGCTCGGCCGAGGCAAAAGCCAAAGCAACAGGCCGTCCGGTCGATGAGATTCTCGCTGAAATGAAAGGCGAGGCGCCCCCATCGTCCTCCGCTAGTACGGCGGAAGCCGTGGGCGCGGCACGCGATATCTCCACAGAATCAGCGGAACTCGGTGTCCCTGAGGATCTCCTCCAACGCTCAATGACGGCAAGAGCGAAAATCTCCGGCGTCCCAGTGGCGGCAACGACGAGCGGCGCCCCCCAAGCAGCGCAGACCGCGTCGGCGCCGGTCGCTGCCGGCACTCCTGCACCCATGCCGACCATTCCAGAAGGTGTCCGCACACAACGGCTTCTGACAGTCGTCCGGGCTGGCGCAATCCAGCAGACAAAGCGGGAGCCAACGGACAAAGTGAACACTTGGCCGCACCTGGTCGCCATCGAGTTTGTAGCACTGCTGGTCGTCACCGCAGGACTGTTCGTTTTCTCGATCTACGTCGATGCGCCGCTGCTCGAGTTTGCGAACTTCAACCAGCAACCGAACCCGTCCAAGGCGCCGTGGTACTTCCTCGGCTTGCAGGAATTGCTGTCTTACTTCGATCCAATGGTTGCCGGCATTATCCTGCCTGGATACGGTTTGGCCGCGCTGGCATTCATTCCCTACATTGACCGCAATCCATCAGTTCGGCCGTCTGACCGCAAGCTAGCAATCATGATCTTTTCATTCTTCTTCATGGGAGCCGCGGTGCTCACGACGTACGGCTCGTTTTTCCGAGGCCCAGGGTTTAACTTCACATTCCCCTGGGTAGACGGGATATTCTTCGATTTCTGA
- a CDS encoding TetR/AcrR family transcriptional regulator, with protein sequence MTTKPEIVSAAARLIRARSYEAVSIRDICEAVGIPKGSFYYWFKTKEELGLAVLDHDWEESSKRIYGSAFSSDLPPLERFDRYAESVKTMQEGWDRAYGCPFGSVGSEATGLHPGLQDAAAEMLARMSELFKGAIDDAIAAGEIPEQDSSAAAADAVLALTEGMLLVAEIRNDITVFDGLGPGIRALIGAPARQMDSGANHARIRA encoded by the coding sequence ATGACCACAAAACCAGAGATCGTTTCAGCGGCCGCACGTCTAATCCGCGCCCGTTCGTACGAGGCCGTGAGCATCCGCGACATTTGTGAGGCAGTCGGGATACCCAAGGGCAGCTTCTACTACTGGTTCAAGACGAAGGAAGAGCTCGGACTTGCAGTTCTGGACCATGACTGGGAAGAGTCTTCAAAACGGATCTATGGGTCGGCTTTCTCTAGCGATCTCCCGCCGCTCGAACGATTCGACCGATATGCCGAGTCGGTAAAGACGATGCAAGAGGGATGGGACCGGGCGTACGGATGCCCATTCGGCAGCGTGGGGAGCGAGGCCACCGGCCTCCACCCAGGTCTTCAGGACGCTGCTGCGGAAATGCTCGCTCGCATGAGCGAGCTGTTCAAGGGAGCAATCGACGACGCTATTGCGGCCGGCGAAATCCCCGAGCAAGACTCGTCAGCAGCAGCAGCAGACGCCGTGCTCGCCCTGACCGAAGGCATGCTTCTCGTCGCTGAGATTCGCAACGACATCACCGTGTTCGACGGCCTCGGCCCGGGTATCCGAGCGCTTATCGGCGCCCCAGCGCGACAAATGGATTCTGGCGCTAACCACGCCCGTATACGGGCGTAA
- a CDS encoding geranylgeranyl reductase family protein has translation MPSLDVLVVGGGPGGCAAGYWLARQGVSVSVIEKKTYPRAKTCGDGLTPRAIKQLIDMGFDFDIPEIHKIKGLRAYAGDLVLEMPWPERTTYPNWGASIRRADLDGAVAELARSQGAEVREGTEAVAVIEDWRLIAVDLKTADGSVERVFPKIVIIADGSLSRFGRALAVQRRRDYPYALAVRTYYRSPYSTNEFIESQLDIRDKDGRSLPGYGWVFPLGDGTINVGVGVLSTFKGWKEVNTSHMLESYVARLPEHWQVSENDVLQPPTGGKLPMAMSVGPKVGANWLVIGDAAGAVNPFNGEGIDYAYETGRMAADVIVEALAANDLALLHRYSQVLDDEYAAYYKVARIFVNVIGNPSVMKALTQVGLRSRPLMEWTLKVMANLLEPEEYGMSERVYKAIEKVVRFVPK, from the coding sequence ATGCCTTCTCTAGATGTTCTCGTAGTCGGTGGTGGACCCGGTGGCTGTGCGGCCGGATACTGGTTAGCCCGCCAGGGTGTTTCCGTAAGCGTCATCGAGAAGAAGACGTATCCGCGAGCAAAGACGTGCGGGGACGGTCTCACCCCGCGGGCGATCAAGCAGCTTATCGACATGGGGTTCGACTTCGACATCCCTGAGATTCATAAGATCAAAGGACTCCGTGCATACGCCGGCGACCTGGTTCTTGAGATGCCGTGGCCTGAACGAACGACGTACCCGAACTGGGGTGCGTCGATACGCCGAGCCGACTTGGACGGTGCGGTTGCCGAGCTTGCTCGTAGTCAGGGCGCCGAGGTCCGAGAAGGCACGGAGGCAGTTGCAGTTATCGAGGACTGGAGACTGATCGCCGTCGACCTCAAAACAGCCGACGGTTCTGTCGAACGAGTTTTTCCCAAGATTGTCATCATTGCTGATGGATCGTTGAGTCGTTTCGGCCGGGCGCTTGCGGTCCAGCGTCGCCGAGACTACCCGTACGCCCTCGCGGTCCGCACGTATTACCGATCGCCGTATTCGACGAATGAGTTCATCGAAAGCCAACTCGATATCCGCGACAAGGATGGTCGCTCTCTGCCCGGTTACGGGTGGGTGTTCCCGCTCGGTGACGGCACGATCAACGTCGGTGTCGGTGTGCTCTCGACGTTCAAGGGATGGAAAGAGGTCAACACTTCGCACATGCTCGAGTCGTATGTTGCTCGCCTGCCCGAGCATTGGCAGGTTTCGGAGAATGATGTCCTCCAGCCGCCGACTGGCGGCAAGCTGCCGATGGCGATGTCGGTCGGTCCGAAGGTTGGTGCCAACTGGCTCGTCATTGGCGATGCTGCCGGCGCGGTCAATCCGTTCAACGGCGAAGGCATCGACTACGCATACGAGACAGGTCGCATGGCTGCTGATGTGATTGTCGAGGCGCTAGCTGCGAACGATCTTGCGTTGTTGCACCGATACTCGCAAGTACTCGACGACGAGTACGCCGCCTACTACAAGGTCGCGCGGATATTTGTCAACGTCATCGGTAATCCATCGGTGATGAAGGCGCTGACCCAGGTCGGGTTGCGGTCGCGCCCGCTCATGGAGTGGACGTTGAAGGTCATGGCGAACCTGCTCGAGCCCGAGGAGTACGGCATGTCAGAGCGCGTGTACAAAGCGATCGAAAAGGTCGTCCGTTTCGTCCCCAAGTAG